From Bacillota bacterium:
AGCATCCGCGATGCTGCATCCTATGATGACGGCCGGAAAGCTTTAGAAACCGTTTTGAACCGTTTCGAAGGTAAGTATCCTTCGGCCATGAAGAGTCTTAAAGATGATCTCGAAGCCAGCCTGAATCATCTCAGGGTGCCGCCAGTTCACCGGAAATATGTTCGAACGACTAACCTGATTGAACGCAGTTTCTTGGAACAACGCCGCCGAACCAAGGTAATACCAAGATTTTTCGATGAGAAAAGTTGCCTTAAATTAGTCTTTGCGACCCTCTGGCGAGCCAGCCAAAAATGGCGTCGTGTACGATTCACCGAGCATGAACAAGAACAGTTGAAAAAATTACGAGATGATCTTGGTTTTAATGTTCTAAAGTCTGACAAAGACGAAGATAAGAAGGTTAATTCCAGTGTAGCCTAACGGCCCTGATCAATTTTACAGACAGTTTAGGACTTGACCCATCCAGATTTCACCTGTATATTAGACAAAAACAAGATTTTATAGTGATGTTTTTTCATGGTAAAATGTAGGACAAAGCGGTAAACAGCAAAATGAACAAGAAACAACAGAATATGTAAAAAAAGAAACCGCGAAGGTTTCTACCATGCCGTGAAGGCAGGTGAGATCTTCGCGTTTTTCTTTTGAATTAGGAGGCTGGGAGTTGAAATAACAAAACAAGCAGATCTTGAATTGAAGCTGGTTTACACCCATGAATTTGAGCCGAGTTATGAAGGAATGGCTTTAGCTATTGCTGATTATTACAGGGCTATAGGTATAAAGATAAACCTTGTTAGGTTGAGCGTTGCTAATTTTGTCAAAGAGGTACTGGAAAAAGGAGACTATGACTTGACAATCTATACTGGCGGCATTTTCTGGGGGGCGCCCAGTTCAATGCTCTCTGATTCGTTCTACAGCAAAAGTGGTATTAAAGATCAAACAAAATTTTATGATCCGGTTATGGACAGATTGATAGAAGAGGGTATGGAGTTAGAAGCGGCCCAGAATTTTATTGGGGCGGCAGAGAAGTATAAAGAGTTGCAAAAATATGTTTTTGAAGAAAAAGTGATACAATGCCCCCTGGTCCATCTGAATCATATTGTGGTGTCTAAAAAGAATGTAAAAAACCTTTCTCCATTTCCTTTTTATTGGCCGTATTATAACGGCGATTCGGAAAGTGAGCTAGTCAAAGTCAGGTGGGAAGATTAATACTTCGAATGAAAACTAATTTAGTCCTGGGAGAAGGCTGGCCATGTTTATTGGCCCGGAAGGGGAAATAAAACCCTGCCCCTACTTTCCTCACCCGCTTGGCCACCTCAAAGAAGGCGTTTTAAAAGCCTGGGTTTGTTTGCAGGCAAAGCTTACGGAATTAAATAAAGGCTGTGCTTGCTGTCGTTATTTTTCTTTGTGTGGCGGGGGCTGCCTGGCAAATAAAACCGGGGCGGGAAAAGACTACTACTGTCCTGTCTAATGAGGTGTTTTTTAATGAGCCACCTGCTCTATGTCTGGGGGGTGGCTTGTTTACCGCCATGGTTTCAGCCAGAGTCTTTCATCGCAAGATCGTTTCTTAATAAGGAGGGAAAGGAGGATTGAGCTTGGACTTTAAGCTCCTCAAGACGGCCGGGTTCTGGCGCAGCGCCTGGGAAGAAGCTTTAAAAAATTCCCTATGGGCTAAAAGGACGAAAGATAGCTCTGACTTCTGGAATAAGATCGCTCTTACTTACGGGCAGGAGAGACAAACAAAGGAAAAAGATCGCTTAGAAGCTGTTATGGAAATTTTAGAGACTCAAGGGATTTTAAATAAAGATTCCGTTGTCCTGGATATAGGCTGTGGGCCAGGGGTTTATGCCCTGCGCATGGCATCAAAAGTAAAGCAGGTAGTGGCTTTGGACAATGCCGAAAAAATGCTCGAGGTTTTAGAAGAAAAGGCTAAAGGGGCAGGTTTAACAAACATAACCACAGTGGTTCTTCCCTGGGAAGAGGTTGATTTAGAAAAAATGGGCTGGTCGGGTTATTTTGACCTGGTCTTTGCTTCCATCACACCGGCAATCAGAGATCCCGAAACCTTCTTGAAAATGCTCGCCGCCAGCCGCAATTACTGCTGTCTCATTGAATTCGCTGGGGGCTATTATAACCCTGTTTTTGCTGAACTATGGGAACTTATCTTTAAAGAAGCTTACCCTGGTGGTGGATTTGAAGTTATTTACCCTTTGAATTTCTTGCTGGCTTTGGGTTATCTTCCGAGCTTGCGCTTTATCGATGATTTCTGGAAGGAAGAAAGACCTGCTGAGGAGGCCATAGAAAGCCTTTGCGCATCTTTGGGCCGCTATACAGACGTTACCCCTGAAATTAAGCAGATAATTTCTGACTACATCCAAAAGCAGAGCAAAAACGGTATTTATCATCGGAAAGTATTGCATCATTTGGGAATTATATTCTGGGAGGTAAATAAAAAACTATCCGGTTGGCTGCCAACCGGATAAATGGGGCCAAAGGGGTTGAAGAAAATGAGAACGTATCTCCTTAAGCGTTTGTCTTACCTCGTTCCGGTAATGCTTGGTATCTCCATAATTACTTTTGGCTTAATTCGCCTAACCCCTGGAGACCCGGCAGAGTTGATCTTGCGGCAGGGTGGGATTGAGCCAACAAAAGAGGAGATAGAGGCGTTGCGTGAAGAGCTGGGCTTAAATGCCCCGCTTCCTCTCCAGTACCTCCGCTGGCTCATAAATGCCCTTCATCTGGACCTGGGACAGTCCTATTATACCGGCGAGCCGGTGACAAAGGAAATTCTCGCGCGCTTTCCGGCTACCCTGGAACTCGCCGGGGCAGCTATTGCTCTGGTGATTTTATTTGCCCTGCCCGCAGGCATTCTGGCTGCCCTTTACCGGCGGGCCGCAACTGATCATTTAATGCGTCTGATCGCTATTTTGGGCGCTTCTTTACCTGGATTCTGGCTGGGTCTGCTCCTCATTTATTTTTTTGCCGTAAAGCTAAAGCTTTTGCCTGTCACGGGGAGGGGTGGCTTAGAGCATCTAATTTTACCGGCAGTGACCTTGAGCTTTGGCATGGCGGCAACTTACGCCAGGCTCTTGCGCGCAAGCATGCTGGAGGTGCTAGGGCAGGATTACATTACGGTAGCCTGGGCTAAAGGACTGAACAAAAGAGAGATAGTGCTCCGGCATGCTTTGAAAAACGCCCTCTTGCCGCCTGTGACAATGCTGGGTTTGAGCTTTGGCCACCTTTTGGGGGGAACGGTGATCATTGAAACCGTCTTTGCCTGGCCGGGGGTGGGCAAGTTTTGTCTCGAGGCCATTTTTAACCGGGATTATCAGGTTGTCCAGGCTTACGCCTTGTTTATGGCGCTGGTTTTTGTCCTGGCTAACTTGCTGGTGGATCTAGCTTACCGGATCCTTGACGCCAGGGTGGAGGTGGAGGAAAGCTAAATGCAGGAAGCAAGACTTTTGAGAGGAAAGATCGGGGTAAGGCCGGAGGCAGTAGGCCTGCTGAAAATTTGCCAGGACCCTCTGGCTTTTGCCGGCCTGCTCATCGTTCTAGGGTTTATAGTGGTTGGAGTACTGGCTCCTTTCCTTACCCCCCATGACCCGGTAGATGCAAACCTTGACCAGCCTCTTCTTGCCCCTTGTAAGGAATACCCACTGGGCACTGATCAACTGGGACGCTGCCTGCTTTCCAGAATAATCTGGGGAACAAGGGTTTCTCTTGCCACTTCCTTTATCGTCTTGCTGGCGATCCTGGGGATCAGCATCCCTTACGGCCTAATTTCCGGCTGGTTTGGGGGCCGGGTAGACAATTTACTTATGCGTATTGTGGACGTGCTGCTGGCTTTTCCCAATATTATTTTAGCCCTGGTCATCGCCGGGATGCTCGGCCCCAGTCTCACCAACACCATGCTGGCTTTGGCCGGTGTTTCCTGGGTAAGCTTTGCCCGGCTCATCCGGGGGCTGGTGCTGCAAATAAAAAAGCAGGAATTTATCCTGGCAGCCAGGGCCTTAGGCGCATCAAGTTTATGGATTTTATCCCGTTACGTTCTTCCTAATGTTATCGGGCCAGTGGTGGTGCTGGCCACCTTAGACCTGGGCTGGATTATTTTAAGCATTTCCGGGCTTTCCTTTATAGGCTTGGGAGCCCAGCCGCCTACTCCGGAATGGGGAACAATGTTAAGTGACAGCAGGGCATACTTTCAGGTAGAACCAAACCTGATGCTGTTTCCCGGTCTGGCTATTATGCTTGCGGTGCTGGGCTTCAACCTTTTAGGGGACGGGTTAAGGGATGTGCTTGATCCCCGGGAATCCGTCAGGGGAAAGTGGATGTAGAGGTGATATAGTGGGGATGAAAAGTGTTTGGTAAATTTGAGAAATCAAAAGGGAGGTGTTTTATCAAATTTCTAAATTCTAAGGAGGGATTGATTTATGGAAAAAGAGAATAAAAGTACTGAAAAAAGAGGGGATGCGGGCTAACAGGCTTATTCAAGATTGGAATACGGGCGTTTAAGGGTATTTCCAGATGAGAGAGGTTTGTCGCTGGAAATTTTAAGAAACAACGACAAGTTATTTTTACATACGACTGGAGCAGAAAGATGAATGAGGGGAGGTCAGAACGATGATTTTAGCTCCGCGCCAAAGAGAACATATCATGCCCTTACCGGTGGCCTTGATTTCCACACTGAGCGAAAACGGGGTGCGCAACATCGCTCCCTGGTCCAATATCACCCCGATTTTGAGACCCCTGGATGATATTCTTCTTGCTTCATGGATTAAACGTGATACGCTGGACAACATCCGGAAAACGGGAGAATTTGTAGTCAACGTACCGCCCGTTAGGATGGTCGAAGCGGTCATGATTTGTTCCAAAAAT
This genomic window contains:
- a CDS encoding transposase, producing the protein SIRDAASYDDGRKALETVLNRFEGKYPSAMKSLKDDLEASLNHLRVPPVHRKYVRTTNLIERSFLEQRRRTKVIPRFFDEKSCLKLVFATLWRASQKWRRVRFTEHEQEQLKKLRDDLGFNVLKSDKDEDKKVNSSVA
- a CDS encoding SPASM domain-containing protein, translated to MFIGPEGEIKPCPYFPHPLGHLKEGVLKAWVCLQAKLTELNKGCACCRYFSLCGGGCLANKTGAGKDYYCPV
- a CDS encoding methyltransferase domain-containing protein, yielding MDFKLLKTAGFWRSAWEEALKNSLWAKRTKDSSDFWNKIALTYGQERQTKEKDRLEAVMEILETQGILNKDSVVLDIGCGPGVYALRMASKVKQVVALDNAEKMLEVLEEKAKGAGLTNITTVVLPWEEVDLEKMGWSGYFDLVFASITPAIRDPETFLKMLAASRNYCCLIEFAGGYYNPVFAELWELIFKEAYPGGGFEVIYPLNFLLALGYLPSLRFIDDFWKEERPAEEAIESLCASLGRYTDVTPEIKQIISDYIQKQSKNGIYHRKVLHHLGIIFWEVNKKLSGWLPTG
- a CDS encoding ABC transporter permease, producing the protein MRTYLLKRLSYLVPVMLGISIITFGLIRLTPGDPAELILRQGGIEPTKEEIEALREELGLNAPLPLQYLRWLINALHLDLGQSYYTGEPVTKEILARFPATLELAGAAIALVILFALPAGILAALYRRAATDHLMRLIAILGASLPGFWLGLLLIYFFAVKLKLLPVTGRGGLEHLILPAVTLSFGMAATYARLLRASMLEVLGQDYITVAWAKGLNKREIVLRHALKNALLPPVTMLGLSFGHLLGGTVIIETVFAWPGVGKFCLEAIFNRDYQVVQAYALFMALVFVLANLLVDLAYRILDARVEVEES
- a CDS encoding ABC transporter permease subunit — encoded protein: MQEARLLRGKIGVRPEAVGLLKICQDPLAFAGLLIVLGFIVVGVLAPFLTPHDPVDANLDQPLLAPCKEYPLGTDQLGRCLLSRIIWGTRVSLATSFIVLLAILGISIPYGLISGWFGGRVDNLLMRIVDVLLAFPNIILALVIAGMLGPSLTNTMLALAGVSWVSFARLIRGLVLQIKKQEFILAARALGASSLWILSRYVLPNVIGPVVVLATLDLGWIILSISGLSFIGLGAQPPTPEWGTMLSDSRAYFQVEPNLMLFPGLAIMLAVLGFNLLGDGLRDVLDPRESVRGKWM